The Lycium barbarum isolate Lr01 chromosome 9, ASM1917538v2, whole genome shotgun sequence genome has a segment encoding these proteins:
- the LOC132610774 gene encoding potassium transporter 5-like produces the protein MRNSIVILLFFFFLVVKQAAEWSMILQLAFQSIGVVYGDIGTSPLYVYSSTFLNGIKHEDDILGVLSLIFYTITLIPLIKYVFIVLRANDNGDGGTFAIYSLICRYAKVGLIPSQEAEDRDVSTFKLELPNRRTRRASKLKSMLENSKFAKFFMLSATMLGTSMVIGDGVLTPCISVLSAVGGIKEAAPKAMTEERIVWISVAILVLLFTFQRFGIDKVGYTFASIICVWFSLNAGIGIYNFLKHDPTVIKAFNPKYIIDYFKRNKKDAWISLGGVVLSITGTEALFADVGHFTVRSVQISMCCVTYPALILAYIGQASFLRKNADDVSETFFKSIPHGIYWPMYVVAVFAAIIASQAMISGTFAVIQQSLALGCFPRVKIVHTSTKHHGQVYIPEINYLLMLACVVVTLAFRTTEKIGNAYGIAVVFVMTLTSSFLILVMIMIWKTHILLIITYALIIGTVELVYLSSVLYKFDQGGYLPLAFAMFLMFIMCVWNYVYRKKYNFELDHKISPEKVKETMDETNFHRLPGLAIFYSELVHGIPPIFKHYVANVPCLHSVLVFVSFKSLPICKVPVEERFLFRWVQPSDLYVFRCVVRYGYNDVRHEQEDFEKILVERVKEFIREYCLFSIAIKSHRLSMERIRQLENIDSGINNVGAMKAEEKQDSNTEQIEIINIEKQGDFASLVEIEIEVVDRACRAGVVHLIGEHEVIASKGSGIAKKVIINYAYSFLKRNLRQSNKVFDIPHKRMLKVGMTYEL, from the exons ATGAGAAACTCTATTGTgatattgcttttttttttttttttggtggttaAACAGGCAGCGGAATGGTCAATGATATTGCAACTGGCGTTTCAGAGCATAGGGGTGGTGTATGGTGATATTGGAACGTCGCCACTGTACGTATACTCAAGCACCTTTCTTAATGGGATCAAACACGAAGATGATATACTTGGCGTACTGTCGCTCATCTTCTACACTATCACCTTGATTCCTCTCATCAAATATGTCTTCATTGTTCTCCGAGCTAATGACAACGGAGATG GAGGAACATTTGCAATATATTCATTGATATGTCGATATGCTAAGGTGGGGTTAATTCCAAGTCAAGAGGCAGAAGATAGAGATGTGTCCACTTTCAAACTTGAGTTGCCCAATAGACGCACACGTCGGGCATCAAAGCTTAAGTCGATGCTAGAAAACAGTAAATTTGCAAAGTTTTTTATGCTATCTGCAACAATGCTTGGTACTTCCATGGTTATTGGGGATGGTGTCCTCACTCCCTGCATCTCAG TTTTGTCTGCTGTTGGAGGAATCAAAGAAGCAGCTCCCAAAGCCATGACTGAAG AAAGGATTGTTTGGATTTCAGTTGCCATCTTGGTCTTGCTGTTTACGTTTCAAAGATTCGGAATTGACAAAGTTGGCTACACATTTGCATCAATAATTTGTGTGTGGTTCTCACTCAATGCTGGCATTGGAATTTACAACTTTCTAAAGCATGATCCAACTGTTATCAAAGCTTTTAATCCTAAATACATCATAGATTACTTCAAGAGAAACAAAAAAGATGCATGGATTTCCCTTGGAGGGGTTGTTCTTTCAATAACAG GAACGGAGGCATTATTTGCAGATGTTGGTCATTTTACGGTTCGGTCTGTACAGATTAGCATGTGTTGCGTGACATACCCAGCGCTCATATTAGCATACATTGGTCAAGCTTCCTTTTTAAGGAAGAACGCAGATGATGTTTCTGAAACTTTTTTCAAGTCTATACCCC ATGGCATATATTGGCCAATGTATGTGGTGGCGGTGTTCGCAGCCATCATTGCAAGTCAAGCGATGATTTCTGGGACTTTCGCTGTAATCCAACAGTCCCTTGCATTAGGATGTTTTCCTCGTGTTAAAATTGTACATACATCAACCAAACATCATGGACAAGTCTATATCCCTGAAATCAATTACCTTCTCATGTTGGCTTGTGTTGTTGTTACTCTCGCATTCAGGACTACTGAAAAGATTGGCAACGCTTATG GAATAGCAGTGGTGTTTGTGATGACATTAACATCATCTTTCCTCATACTAGTCATGATCATGATCTGGAAAACTCACATTCTTCTTATTATCACCTATGCTCTAATCATTGGCACGGTTGAGCTCGTGTATCTAAGCTCGGTCCTCTACAAGTTTGATCAAGGTGGTTACCTTCCATTGGCTTTTGCTATGTTCCTAATGTTTATCATGTGCGTATGGAATTATGTGTATCGAAAGAAATACAACTTCGAGTTAGATCACAAGATTTCTCCTGAAAAGGTCAAGGAAACAATGGACGAGACAAATTTCCATCGCCTACCCGGACTTGCAATTTTCTATTCAGAACTTGTTCATGGAATCCCACCAATTTTCAAGCATTATGTCGCGAATGTGCCCTGTCTACACTCTGTTCTTGTGTTTGTTTCCTTTAAATCTCTTCCCATATGCAAAGTTCCGGTAGAAGAAAGATTCCTCTTCCGTTGGGTGCAACCATCTGATCTCTACGTGTTTCGTTGTGTAGTAAGATATGGATACAATGATGTGCGACATGAGCAAGAGGACTTCGAAAAAATATTGGTGGAGAGGGTCAAGGAGTTCATACGAGAATATTGCTTGTTTTCGATTGCAATAAAAAGTCACAGACTATCTATGGAAAGAATCAGACAATTGGAGAACATTGATTCAGGCATTAATAATGTTGGTGCAATGAAGGCCGAGGAGAAGCAGGACTCAAATACAGAACAAATCGAGATTATAAATATTGAAAAACAAGGGGATTTTGCATCATTAGTAGAAATAGAAATAGAAGTAGTAGATAGAGCATGTCGCGCTGGGGTGGTTCATTTGATCGGGGAACATGAAGTGATCGCGAGTAAAGGGTCTGGTATAGCAAAGAAAGTGATAATAAATTATGCCTACAGCTTCTTGAAGAGGAACCTGAGACAAAGTAACAAGGTTTTTGACATCCCTCACAAGCGTATGCTAAAAGTCGGAATGACATATGAGCTTTAG
- the LOC132611032 gene encoding wee1-like protein kinase, translating into MERKSLNRTRTKQRSNKKRMNKGSLSRHFTVSLPPLPNQQQLQSSFSNVPLQNPSRFQKLLDSEEAAQSHFSSISPLNFDDKADADDVAEKDFILSQDFFCTPDYITPDAPAICNGLDLDKDDYTPCPKSPEKLFTVARKRQRLDVASVMSLTTDLPDQQQLADMADIPTDTFGTDEIESEKISEPEKGPSYVSQSAIALRYRVMPPPCIRNPYLVDASEIDVDPFGNRRSKCPGFNPAIFGNDGLSRYRTDFHEIEQIGSGNFSRVFKVFKRIDGCMYAVKHSTKQLHQDTDRRKALMEVQALAALGPHENVVGYYSSWFENEHLYIQMELCDHSLSNKKYSKLYSEVEVLEAMYQVAKALQYIHHRGVAHLDVKPDNIYVKSGVYKLGDFGCATLLDKSQPIEEGDARYMPQEILNEYYDHLDKVDIFSLGAAIYELIRGSPLPESGSHFLNLREGKLPLLPGHSLQFQNLLKAMIDPDPTRRPSAKSLVDNPIFERWQRNANK; encoded by the exons ATGGAGAGGAAATCCCTAAATAGAACAAGGACTAAACAAAGAAGCAACAAAAAGAGAATGAACAAGGGTTCACTTTCCAGACACTTCACTGTTTCCCTTCCTCCGTTACCTAATCAACAACAGCTGCAATCCTCATTTTCTAATGTTCCTTTACAAAATCCTTCTCGATTCCAGAAGCTTCTAGATTCTGAAGAAGCAGCTCAATCTCATTTTTCTTCAATCTCGCCGTTGAATTTTGATGATAAAGCTGATGCTGATGATGTTGCTGAAAAGGATTTCATTCTCAGCCAAGACTTCTTCTG TACTCCGGACTACATAACACCTGATGCGCCTGCAATTTGTAATGGGCTTGATCTTGATAAG GATGATTATACGCCTTGTCCCAAGTCACCTGAGAAGCTTTTCACTGTAGCAAGAAAGAGGCAGCGACTGG ATGTTGCATCAGTAATGTCTCTTACTACCGATTTACCTGACCAGCAACAGCTAGCAGATATGGCAGATATCCCGACAGATACTTTTGGGACAGACGAAATAGAATCAGAAAAGATAAGTGAGCCAGAAAAGGGtcccagttatgtgtcacaatCTGCTATTGCTTTAAGATATCGAGTCATGCCTCCTCCTTGCATTAGAAACCCTTATCTCGTGGATGCTTCCGAGATAGATGTTGATCCTTTTGGAAACCGGAGATCCAAGTGCCCAG GTTTTAACCCTGCAATTTTTGGTAATGATGGTCTGTCACGGTATCGGACTGATTTCCATGAAATTGAG CAAATTGGTAGCGGGAACTTCAGCCGTGTTTTCAAAGTCTTTAAGAGAATTGATGGATGTATGTATGCAGTGAAACATAGCACTAAACAGTTACATCAAGACACAGATAG GAGAAAGGCTTTGATGGAAGTGCAAGCTTTAGCTGCTTTAG GACCTCATGAGAATGTAGTTGGCTATTATTCTTCTTGGTTTGAAAATGAACACCTTTACATCCAAATGGAGCTCTGTGACCACAGCTTATCCAACAAAaaatattctaaactatattcgGAGGTAGAAGTTTTGGAAGCAATGTATCAG GTAGCCAAGGCATTGCAATATATACATCACAGAGGGGTAGCTCATTTAGATGTAAAGCCAGATAATATTTATGTGAAAAGTGGTGTATATAAGCTTGGTGATTTTGGATGTGCAACTCTTCTGGATAAGAGCCAGCCAATTGAAGAGGGCGATGCACGTTATATGCCCCAAGAAATACTTAACGAGTACTATGATCATCTCGACAAAGTTGACATATTCTCCTTGGGCGCCGCAATCTATGAACTTATTAGAGGGTCTCCACTGCCAGAATCAGGGTCTCATTTTCTAAACCTCAGGGAGGGGAAATTGCCTCTTCTTCCGGGTCACTCATTGCAATTTCAGAATCTACTCAAG GCAATGATCGACCCAGATCCAACACGCCGTCCTTCTGCAAAAAGCCTTGTGGATAATCCAATCTTTGAAAGATGGCAAAGAAATGCTAACAAGTAG